A genome region from Pyrenophora tritici-repentis strain M4 chromosome 9, whole genome shotgun sequence includes the following:
- a CDS encoding Atrophin-1 domain containing protein, translating to MPPKATKRAGKAPTSSKKAIPPPFTPAPPELSTLLSTFDPTLVYIAHVDPHPAWFKRRIFTVPVLLNTSIVLLLLWRAYSLGPHYWDILQSVLGNHNETTIYWDSTPWGSLIWQLGKRTAMFMLDFVLFRFVALWPFSFFIEQPGNPVSWRWSVGFRDEEVYVRVSRGWGAKDLLGEAEGGSGRAGSENPFFKTRVLPAVDQKRLREKTGYMLMDADFDLDFFGMVAATQLLDRKDISLDHLRKSVFVYVGDAETENGQWAVWECAKLDEGSETEARDKVIAFKDKLTAMGKESLFFRWVELIQYESNAPGGFTQERQIEAAKKVKTMFENEGVDFEAFSKEIGGMDGISGV from the coding sequence ATGCCTCCCAAAGCCACAAAGCGAGCCGGCAAGGCCCCCACTTCCTCCAAGAAAGCCATCCCACCACCCTTTACTCCAGCACCCCCCGAGCTGTCCACCCTTCTTTCTACATTCGATCCTACCCTCGTCTACATAGCACACGTCGACCCGCATCCCGCCTGGTTCAAGCGACGCATCTTCACCGTGCCCGTCCTGTTAAACACCAGCATCGTGCTCCTCCTCCTATGGCGCGCCTACTCCCTCGGACCCCATTACTGGGACATTCTACAATCCGTGCTCGGCAATCACAATGAAACCACAATATACTGGGACTCTACACCGTGGGGCTCTCTGATCTGGCAGCTGGGCAAGCGCACGGCCATGTTCATGTTGGATTTCGTGCTATTCCGCTTTGTCGCCCTCTGGCCCTTTTCCTTCTTCATCGAGCAGCCCGGAAACCCCGTGAGCTGGCGATGGAGCGTAGGCTTCCGGGACGAAGAAGTCTACGTACGTGTTAGCCGAGGCTGGGGCGCCAAGGATCTCTTAGGAGAAGCAGAAGGAGGAAGTGGGCGAGCAGGAAGTGAGAATCCCTTTTTCAAAACTAGAGTCCTACCCGCTGTAGACCAGAAGCGACTCCGAGAGAAGACGGGCTACATGCTTATGGACGCGGATTTCGACCTCGATTTCTTCGGCATGGTGGCTGCGACACAGCTCCTCGATCGCAAAGACATTTCGCTTGATCACCTGCGCAAATCCGTCTTCGTATACGTGGGCGATGCAGAGACGGAAAACGGTCAATGGGCGGTTTGGGAATGTGCGAAGCTTGACGAGGGCTCGGAAACGGAGGCCAGGGACAAGGTCATTGCGTTCAAGGATAAGCTGACGGCTATGGGCAAGGAGAGCTTGTTCTTCCGCTGGGTCGAGCTCATTCAGTACGAAAGTAATGCGCCAGGGGGTTTCACGCAGGAGAGACAGATTGAGGCTGCCAAGAAGGTCAAGACGATGTTTGAGAATGAAGGCGTCGACTTCGAGGCTTTCAGCAAAGAAATTGGTGGT